The window CCTTCAAGGTGCTCGTCGACTCCGAGCCCGACATGGAGGTCGTAGGGGAGGCCTCGGACGGGGCGCAGGCCTTCGAGCTGGCCCGCCGGACGCGCGCCGACGTCGTGCTGATGGACATCCGGATGCCCGGCACCGACGGGCTCGCCGCCACCCGCATGATCAGCGCCGACCCGGAACTCGCCGCCGTGCGCGTGGTGATGCTGACGACCTTCGAGGTCGACGAGTACGTGGTCTCGGCCCTGCGGGCCGGTGCCTCCGGCTTCCTCGGCAAGGGCGCCGAGCCCGATGAGCTGCTCAACGCCATCCGCGTCGCCGCCGCCGGCGAGGCCCTGCTCTCCCCGGCCGCCACCAAGGGACTCATCGCCACCTTCCTCGCCCAGGGCGGCGGCGCCGACCCGGCCGCCGCCGGCGCCTCGGCCGGCCTGCACGCGCAGCGGCTCGCCGCGCTGACCGTCCGGGAGCGCGAGGTCCTCGTACACGTCGCCGCGGGGCTGTCCAACGACGGGATCGCCGGCCGGCTGGAGGTCAGCCCGCTCACCGTCAAGACCCACGTGAACCGGGCCATGGCCAAGCTCGGGGCCCGCGACCGGGCCCAATTGGTGGTCATTGCCTACGAATCGGGACTTGTCCGCCCGCGTGCGGAGTAGGGAAGGAGTAGTGCGGCGTACTACAGACGCGGTATGCCGCACATAAGGACGGGACCTGCGAGCGACGAAACGCGCCCGGGACATGGGACAGGGTGGGAGTGCCCTCGCGTTCGTCACTGCAGAGAGATCTCATAACCATGTCGTGGCTGTCCCGCTTCAGCCTTGCCCAAAGGGCGTTGGTCGGCCTCGTGTCGATCGTCGCGCTCCTCTTCGGCGCCATAGCCATCCCGCAGCTCAAGCAGCAGCTGCTGCCCTCCATCGAACTGCCGATGGTGTCCGTGCTCGCGCCGTACCAGGGCGCCTCGCCCGACGTGGTGGAGAAGCAGGTCGTCGAACCGATCGAGTCCATGCTCAAGGGCGTCGACGGCATCACCGGCATCACCTCCACCGCCAGCGAGGGCAACGCCCTCATCATGGCCACCTTCGACTACGGCGACAGCGGCACCAAGCAGCTCGTCGCCGACGTCCAGCAGGCCGTCAACCGGGCCCGCGTCCGGCTGCCCGCCGAGGTGGACCCGCAGGTGGTGGCCGGTTCCACCGACGACATCCCGACGGTCATCCTGGCCGTCACCTCCGACAAGGACCAGCAGGCGCTCGCCGACCAGCTGGAGCGGTCCGTCGTCCCCGTCCTGTCGGACATCGAGGGCGTCGGACAGGTCAGCGTCGACGGCGTCCAGGACCTCCAGGTCACCGTCACCCCCGACAACGCCAAGCTCGCGGCCGCCGGCCTCGACGGCGCCGCCCTCGCCCAGGGCCTCCAGGCGGGCGGCGCGACCGTTCCCGCCGGCTCCTTCGACGAGGCGGGCAAGAACCGGACCGTGCGCGTCGGCGCCGGCTACACCACCCTCGCCCAGGTGGAGGACCTGCGCCTGAGCCCCGGCCCCGGCAAGCCCGCCGTGCGCCTCGGTGACGTCGCCGTCGTGAAGCAGGAGGCGGCCAAGGCCGTCTCCATCACCCGCACCAACGGCAAGCCCAGCCTCGCCCTCGTCCTGACGATGGACAAGGACGGCAGCGCCGTCGCCATCTCCGACGCCGTCAAGGACAAGCTGCCCGAGCTGCGTTCCACGCTCGGCGCCGGCGCCGACCTGACCGTCGTCAGCGACCAGGGCCCGGCCGTCGCCAAGTCCATCTCCAGCCTCACCACCGAGGGCCTGCTCGGCCTGCTCTTCGCGGTGATCGTGATCCTGGTCTTCCTGGCCTCGCTGCGCTCGACGCTGGTCACCGCGGTCTCCATCCCGCTGTCCGTCGTCCTCGCGCTGATCGTGCTGTGGACCCGCGACCTGTCGCTCAACATGCTGACCCTGGGCGCGCTCACCATCGCCATCGGCCGCGTCGTCGACGACTCGATCGTGGTCCTGGAGAACATCAAGCGCCACCTCGGCTACGGCGAGGAGCGCGAGGCCGCCATCATCACCGCGGTCAAGGAGGTCGCCGGCGCGGTCACCTCCTCCACGCTCACCACCGTCGCCGTCTTCCTGCCGATCGGCCTCGTCGGCGGCATGATCGGCGAGCTCTTCGGCTCGTTCTCGCTCACCGTCACCGCGGCCCTGCTGGCCTCGCTGCTCGTCTCGCTGACGGTCGTGCCGGTGCTCTCGTACTGGTTCCTGAGCGCGCCCAAGGGCATCGAGCCCGGGGACGCCGAGAGCGCGGCGAAGGCCCGGCGCGAGGCGGAGGAGAAGGAGGCGCGCAGCCGCCTGCAGCGCTTCTACGTCCGCGTGCTCGGCTTCGCCACCCGGCGCCGTCTGACCAGTGTGGCCATCGCGGTGGTCGTGCTCGTCGGCACCTTCGGGATGACCCCGCTGCTGAAGACCAACTTCTTCGACCCGGGCGAGCAGGACGTCCTGACGGTCAAGCAGGAACTCGCCCCCGGCACCTCGCTGGCCGCCTCCGACGAGGCGAGCCGCAAGATCGAGAAGGTGCTGGGCTCGGTCGAGGGCGTCAAGAGCTACCAGGTCACCGTCGGCTCCTCCGGCTTCCTCGCGGCCTTCGGCGGCGGCACGGGCTCCAACCAGGCCTCGTACCAGGTGTCCCTGAAGGACGCCGGTGACGGCGCGTCCGTGAAGAAGCAGATCGAGGACAAGCTGGCCGCGCTCGACGGCATCGGCGAGACCCGCATCTCGACGGGCGACGCCTTCGGCAGCCAGAACCTCAGCGTGGTCGTCAAGGCCGGCGACGGCGAGGTCCTCGCCAAGGCCGCCGAGCAGGTCCGCGCCGAGGTGGCCAAGCTGGACAACGTCACCGACGTGCAGAGCGACCTGTCCCAGTCCGTGCCCCGCATCTCGGTGACCGCCACCCCCAAGGCCGCGGAGGCGGGCCTGAACCAGGCCGCGCTCGGCGCGATCGTCGCCCAGGCCGTACGGGGCAACCCGGCGGGCAAGGCCGTACTGGACGACACCGAGCGGGACATCGTCATCAAGTCCGCGCAGCCGGCCACCACTCTGGCCGAACTGCAGGCGCTCCCGGTCGGCCCGGTCAAGCTCGGCGACATCGCCGAGGTCAAGGAGGTCCCCGGCCCGGTCGCGATGACCCGCATCGACGGCGCCCGCGCGGCGACCGTCACCGCGCGCCCGCAGGGCGACAACACGGGCGCGGTCAGCGCCGAGCTCCAGACGAAGCTCAAGGCCCTGGACCTGCCGGAGGGTGCCACCGCCTCCATCGGCGGCGTCTCCGAGGACCAGGACGAGGCCTTCGGCTCGCTCGCCCTGGCCATGCTCGCGGCCATCGCGATCGTGTTCATGCTGCTGGTCGCGACCTTCCGCTCGCTGATCCAGCCGCTGATCCTGCTGGTCTCCATCCCGTTCGCGGCGACCGGCGCACTCGGTCTGCTCATCGTCACCGGCACCCCGATGGGCGTCCCGGCGATGATCGGCATGCTGATGCTCATCGGCATCGTCGTGACCAACGCGATCGTCCTGATCGACCTGGTCAACCAGTACCGCGCCCAGGGCCTGGGCGTCGTCGAAGCGGTCGTCGAGGGCGGCCGGCACCGCCTGCGCCCGATCCTGATGACGGCCCTGGCGACGATCTTCGCGCTGCTCCCGATGGCGCTGGGCGTCACCGGCGAGGGCGGCTTCATCTCGCAGCCGCTCGCGGTCGTGGTGATCGGCGGCCTGGTCAGCTCGACCCTGCTGACGCTGCTGCTGGTGCCGACCCTCTACACGATGGTGGAGCTCCGCAAGGAGCGCCGCCGCGCGAAGCGCTCCGCGAAGCGCGAGGCCCGTCTGACGGTGGTCCCGTCGAAGGCCGGGGACGAGGCCGACGTCGACGGAGCCGAGGTCAAGGTCTGACCTCGGCCGGGCGGTGGACGGGGAGGCTCCCCGTCCACCGCCCGGTGGAACGCCGAAGGGGCGCCCCCCAGGGGGGCGCCCCTTCGGCGTTCGGGCCCGATCGGCTACGGCAGCGCCAGCATCCGCTCCAGCGCGAGCTTCGCGAAGCTCTCCGTCTCCTTGTCGACCTGGATCTGGTTGACGAGGGTGCCCTCGGCCAGGGACTCCAGGGTCCACACGAGGTGCGGGAGGTCGATGCGGTTCATCGTCGAGCAGAAGCAGACCGTCTTGTCGAGGAAGACGACTTCCTTGTCCTCGGCGGCGAATCGATTCGCCAGGCGGCGGACCAGGTTCAGCTCGGTGCCGATGGCCCACTTGGAGCCGGCCGGGGCCGCCTCCAGCGCCTTGATGATGTACTCCGTCGAGCCGACGTAGTCCGCGGCCGCCACGACCTCGTGCTTGCACTCGGGGTGGACCAGGACGTTCACGCCGGGGATGCGGGCGCGCACGTCGTTGACCGAGTCGACCGAGAACCGGCCGTGGACCGAGCAGTGCCCGCGCCACAGGATCATCTTGGCGTTCCGCAGCTGCTCGGCGGTCAGGCCGCCGTTCGGCTTGTGCGGGTTGTAGAGCACGCAGTCGTCCAGGGACATGCCCATGTCGCGGACGGCGGTGTTGCGGCCCAGGTGCTGGTCCGGGAGGAAGAGCACCTTCTCGCCCTGCTCGAAGGCCCACTCCAGGGCCTTCTTCGCGTTGGACGAGGTACAGATCGTGCCGCCGTGCTTGCCGGTGAAGGCCTTGATGTCGGCGGAGGAGTTCATGTACGAGACGGGCACCGTGGCGCCGGCGACGCCGGCCTCGGTCAGCACGTCCCAGCACTCCGCGACCTGCTCCGCGGTGGCCATGTCGGCCATCGAGCAGCCGGCGGCCAGGTCCGGCAGGACCACCCTCTGGTCGTCCGAGGTCAGGATGTCCGCGGACTCGGCCATGAAGTGCACGCCGCAGAAGACGATGTACTCGGCCTCCGGCTTGGCGGCCGCGTCCTTGGCCAGCTTGAACGAGTCGCCGGTGACGTCCGCGAACTCGATGACCTCGTCGCGCTGGTAGTGGTGGCCGAGGATGAACACCTTGTCCCCGAGCTTCTCCTTGGCCGCGCGGGCGCGCTCCACGAGGTTCGGGTCCGAGGGCGAGGGCAGGTCGCCGGGGCACTCCACCCCGCGCTCGCTCTTGGGGTCGGCCTCGCGGCCGAGCAGCAGCAGGGCAAGGGGCGTCGGCTGGACGTCCAAAGGCTGGGCGGTGGTCACGACACGCACCCTTTCTGTTCTGCGACTAGGGACTTCTGGATCATCGCTTCGACTTCTCGTCTACTTGACGCTATCTATCATAACTGCTTCACGT of the Streptomyces sp. NBC_01294 genome contains:
- a CDS encoding efflux RND transporter permease subunit — its product is MSWLSRFSLAQRALVGLVSIVALLFGAIAIPQLKQQLLPSIELPMVSVLAPYQGASPDVVEKQVVEPIESMLKGVDGITGITSTASEGNALIMATFDYGDSGTKQLVADVQQAVNRARVRLPAEVDPQVVAGSTDDIPTVILAVTSDKDQQALADQLERSVVPVLSDIEGVGQVSVDGVQDLQVTVTPDNAKLAAAGLDGAALAQGLQAGGATVPAGSFDEAGKNRTVRVGAGYTTLAQVEDLRLSPGPGKPAVRLGDVAVVKQEAAKAVSITRTNGKPSLALVLTMDKDGSAVAISDAVKDKLPELRSTLGAGADLTVVSDQGPAVAKSISSLTTEGLLGLLFAVIVILVFLASLRSTLVTAVSIPLSVVLALIVLWTRDLSLNMLTLGALTIAIGRVVDDSIVVLENIKRHLGYGEEREAAIITAVKEVAGAVTSSTLTTVAVFLPIGLVGGMIGELFGSFSLTVTAALLASLLVSLTVVPVLSYWFLSAPKGIEPGDAESAAKARREAEEKEARSRLQRFYVRVLGFATRRRLTSVAIAVVVLVGTFGMTPLLKTNFFDPGEQDVLTVKQELAPGTSLAASDEASRKIEKVLGSVEGVKSYQVTVGSSGFLAAFGGGTGSNQASYQVSLKDAGDGASVKKQIEDKLAALDGIGETRISTGDAFGSQNLSVVVKAGDGEVLAKAAEQVRAEVAKLDNVTDVQSDLSQSVPRISVTATPKAAEAGLNQAALGAIVAQAVRGNPAGKAVLDDTERDIVIKSAQPATTLAELQALPVGPVKLGDIAEVKEVPGPVAMTRIDGARAATVTARPQGDNTGAVSAELQTKLKALDLPEGATASIGGVSEDQDEAFGSLALAMLAAIAIVFMLLVATFRSLIQPLILLVSIPFAATGALGLLIVTGTPMGVPAMIGMLMLIGIVVTNAIVLIDLVNQYRAQGLGVVEAVVEGGRHRLRPILMTALATIFALLPMALGVTGEGGFISQPLAVVVIGGLVSSTLLTLLLVPTLYTMVELRKERRRAKRSAKREARLTVVPSKAGDEADVDGAEVKV
- the nadA gene encoding quinolinate synthase NadA — translated: MRVVTTAQPLDVQPTPLALLLLGREADPKSERGVECPGDLPSPSDPNLVERARAAKEKLGDKVFILGHHYQRDEVIEFADVTGDSFKLAKDAAAKPEAEYIVFCGVHFMAESADILTSDDQRVVLPDLAAGCSMADMATAEQVAECWDVLTEAGVAGATVPVSYMNSSADIKAFTGKHGGTICTSSNAKKALEWAFEQGEKVLFLPDQHLGRNTAVRDMGMSLDDCVLYNPHKPNGGLTAEQLRNAKMILWRGHCSVHGRFSVDSVNDVRARIPGVNVLVHPECKHEVVAAADYVGSTEYIIKALEAAPAGSKWAIGTELNLVRRLANRFAAEDKEVVFLDKTVCFCSTMNRIDLPHLVWTLESLAEGTLVNQIQVDKETESFAKLALERMLALP
- a CDS encoding response regulator; translation: MLLADDQALLRSAFKVLVDSEPDMEVVGEASDGAQAFELARRTRADVVLMDIRMPGTDGLAATRMISADPELAAVRVVMLTTFEVDEYVVSALRAGASGFLGKGAEPDELLNAIRVAAAGEALLSPAATKGLIATFLAQGGGADPAAAGASAGLHAQRLAALTVREREVLVHVAAGLSNDGIAGRLEVSPLTVKTHVNRAMAKLGARDRAQLVVIAYESGLVRPRAE